The Pyrenophora tritici-repentis strain M4 chromosome 10, whole genome shotgun sequence genome contains a region encoding:
- a CDS encoding AF-4 multi-domain protein, which produces MLANIPSMRFVATSILLFTSATTAAPSRTQTQCRCEIVQEAASPAYTPSAAHWSPANPSPSPSPVDVCSSLAVQLERFQHTEPELYNVYMRHGKKPVPTHVLMAGASSSETQNAVASSSSSPSPTPQQHGRIRCSAAPKPTTSDYQSSFLSLWALQIVIVVSILACIAEGIHLGIQHPGAEKKLRAYESTKYFVTRYASGRKEFIAYEDDSDDESNRPVM; this is translated from the exons ATGCTAGCCAACATACCATCCATGCGCTTCGTCGCTACTTCAATCCTCCTCTTCACATCCGCTACTACCGCCGCCCCATCAAGAACCCAAACACAATGTCGATGTGAAATCgtccaagaagcagcgtCACCTGCATACACACCTTCTGCCGCACACTGGTCCCCGGCCAACCCATCACCCAGCCCCAGTCCCGTAGATGTCTGCTCTAGTCTAGCCGTCCAACTCGAGCGCTTCCAGCATACCGAGCCGGAACTGTACAATGTGTATATGCGACATGGCAAGAAGCCAGTACCAACACACGTACTCATGGCCGGCGCATCAAGCTCAGAAACACAAAACGCAGtcgcttcttcttcatcgtcACCGTCGCCGACACCACAACAACACGGCCGGATAAGATGTTCCGCCGCGCCTAAACCCACCACCTCAGACTACCAATCCTCCTTCCTCAGCCTCTGGGCCCTCCAAATCGTCATCGTAGTCTCAATCCTCGCATGCATCGCCGAAGGCATCCACCTCGGTATCCAACA CCCGGGAGCGGAAAAGAAACTTCGCGCGTACGAATCCACAAAGTACTTTGTTACGCGGTATGCGAGTGGGCGCAAGGAATTCATCGCGTATGAGGATGATAGTGATGATGAGAGTAATCGGCCGGTTATGTAA
- a CDS encoding GlcD, FAD-FMN-containing dehydrogenase: protein MFRHPAARLRQIVSPLLKRSGTRARTGGEQAFKSGQLQRPFWNSGRVLLFSAVTGTTTYFYGANEEPHRLPMPWLKSAGPQYASKYEMEKALVELRQALGEDAISTDDEDLHRHGYSEWSSINIDQLPVAVAYPKSTDECAKIAKVCYKYKIPMIPYSGGSSLEANFSAPFGGMSIDFSFMDKIIALHEDDMDVVVQPSVPWMSLNDQIKDSGLFFPVDPGPSARIGGMVGTSCSGTNAVRYGTMKDWVINLTVVLADGTVIKTRRRPRKSSAGYNLTNLFIGSEGTLGIVTEITLKLAVVPQETSVAVVTFPTIRDAAAAASKVLRRGVPVAAMEIMDEVQMGVINKAGSTSKKWKELPTMFFKFSGTKAGVQENIEMVKEIAKLHKSGDFEFAVNAEEQKTLWSARKESLWSMLALRREGDEVWSTDVAVPISRLPDIIEISKKEMDDLGLFASILGHIGDGNFHESIMYNSKDPKERAAVEKCVHDMVDRALEMEGTCTGEHGIGLGKKESLQKELGLDTINVMRNIKGALDPYWLMNPGKIMDAQA from the exons ATGTTCCGCCACCCAGCAGCACGTCTGAGGCAAATAGTCTCGCCTCTGCTCAAGCGGAGTGGCACTCGAGCGCGGACTGGAGGCGAGCAGGCATTCAAATCCGGACAACTTCAAAGACCCTTCTGGAATTCTGGGAGagtcctcctcttctctgCCGTCACTGGCACGACCACATACTTCTACGGTGCCAATGAAGAGCCTCATCGACTCCCGATGCCGTGGCTCAAATCCGCGGGTCCCCAATATGCGTCCAAGTACGAGATGGAGAAG GCACTCGTAGAGCTGAGACAGGCGCTAGGAGAGGATGCCATCAGTACAGATGACGAGGATCTGCACAGACACGGGTACTCGGAGTGGTCGTCTATCAACATCGACCAACTACCAGTAGCGGTAGCATATCCAAAATCTACCGACGAATGCGCAAAAATCGCCAAAGTGTGCTACAAGTACAAAATTCCCATGA TTCCGTACTCGGGAGGATCAAGCTTGGAGGCCAACTTCTCCGCCCCCTTTGGTGGCATGAGCATCGACTTTTCATTCATGGACAAGATTATAGCTCTGCACGAAGACGA CATGGACGTTGTTGTTCAGCCTTCCGTACCCTGGATGAGCCTCAACGATCAGATCAAAGACTCCGGTCTATTCTTCCCCGTTGACCCGGGTCCATCA GCTCGGATTGGAGGCATGGTGGGTACCAGCTGCAG TGGGACCAACGCCGTACGATACGGTACGATGAAAGACTGGGTCATCAATCTAACCGTGGTGCTTGCCGATGGCACCGTGATCAAGACAAGACGTCGACCCCG CAAATCATCAGCTGGCTACAACTTGACCAACCTCTTCATTGGCTCTGAGGGAACGCTTGGGATTGTGACGGAGATTACCCTGAAGCTGGCAGTAGTGCCCCAAGAAACGAGTGTCGCAGTTGTGACGTTCCCTACGATACGAGATGCCGCAGCCGCAGCTTCCAAAGTATTGCGAAGAGGAGTGCCTGTGGCCGCCATGGAAATCATGGATGAGGTGCAGATGGGTGTGATTAACAAAGCCGGGTCAACAAGCAAGAAATGGAAGGAACTCCCCACCATGTTCTTCAA ATTCTCGGGAACCAAGGCAGGG GTACAGGAGAATATCGAGATGGTAAAGGAGATCGCCAAGCTACACAAGAGCGGAGATTTCGAATTTGCCGTAAACGCCGAGGAGCAGAAGACACTCTGGTCGGCGCGCAAGGAGTCACTCTGGAGTATGCTGGCACTCCGCCGCGAAGGCGACGAGGTCTGGTCTACAGATGTCGCGGTTCCAATTTCACGACTACCTGATATCATCG AAATCTCTAAGAAGGAAATGGACGATCTTGGTCTCTTTGCGAGCATCCTAGGCCATATTGGCGATGGCAACTTTCACGAAAGCATCATGTACAACAGCAAGGATCCCAAGGAGCGGGCGGCTGTTGAGAAATGCGTCCACGACATGGTCGACCGCGCGCTTGAGATGGAAGGCACATGTACTGGTGAGCACGGCATCGGTCTAGGCAAGAAGGAATCACTGCAGAAGGAGCTTGGTCTGGACACGATCAATGTGATGAGGAACATTAAAGGCGCATTAGACCCGTACTGGCTCATGAACCCGGGTAAGATCATGGACGCTCAGGCCTAG
- a CDS encoding Asd, Aspartate-semialdehyde dehydrogenase, with the protein MEAEKFTSHNRNFPKKKCGVLGATGSVGQRFILLLALHPHFELHAVGASERSAGKKYKDAVKWKQALPFSERIGELVVKKCTPEEFKECDLVFSGLDSDVAGDVEMAFLKSELAVFSNAKNYRRDPLVPLVVPTVNLPHLDVIKHQRQHHKLEKGFLVCNSNCAVIGIVIPFAALQAKFGPVDQVSVVTMQAVSGAGYPGVSSMDIIDNVVPFISGEEDKLETEASKILGGVNDDVTGFVDQPMKVSAACNRVPVLDGHTACVSLRFQRRPPPSAEEVKQAMREYVSDAQKLGCPSAPAKAIVVMDEPDRPQPRLDRETDRGYAVSVGRIREDEAGIFDIKFVALSHNTVIGAAGSSILNAEAAVLKGYA; encoded by the exons ATGGAGGCTGAAAAGTTTACGTCGCATAACCGAAACTTTCCCAAGAAGAAGTGCG GTGTGTTGGGCGCAACTGGTTCGGTGGGTCAGCGCTTCATCCTTCTTCTCGCACTACACCCACACTTTGAACTCCACGCTGTCGGCGCTTCAGAACGATCGGCTGGCAAGAAGTACAAGGATGCTGTCAAGTGGAAGCAAGCGCTGCCATTTTCCGAGCGCATTGGCGAGTTGGTCGTGAAGAAATGCACACCAGAAGAATTCAAGGAGTGCGACTTGGTCTTCTCTGGCCTGGACAGCGATGTTGCCGGCGACGTTG AAATGGCCTTCCTAAAGTCCGAACTCGCCGTCTTCTCAAACGCCAAAAACTACCGCCGCGACCCTCTCGTCCCCCTCGTCGTGCCCACCGTAAACCTCCCCCATCTCGACGTCATCAAGCACCAGCGACAACACCACAAGCTCGAAAAGGGCTTCCTGGTCTGCAACTCAAACTGCGCCGTCATCGGCATCGTCATACCGTTTGCAGCCCTACAAGCGAAATTCGGCCCCGTCGACCAAGTCTCCGTCGTCACAATGCAAGCCGTCTCCGGCGCTGGCTACCCGGGTGTAAGCAGCATGGACATCATCGACAACGTGGTACCGTTTATCTCGGGCGAGGAAGATAAGCTCGAGACGGAGGCGTCTAAGATCCTCGGTGGCGTCAACGACGACGTTACAGGTTTTGTAGATCAGCCCATGAAGGTTTCGGCCGCTTGCAACCGCGTGCCGGTGTTGGACGGGCACACTGCTTGCGTGTCATTGCGCTTCCAGCGACGCCCGCCGCCGAGTGCCGAGGAGGTCAAGCAGGCTATGCGCGAGTATGTGTCTGATGCGCAGAAGTTGGGTTGTCCGTCTGCACCTGCGAAGGCGATTGTCGTCATGGATGAACCTGATAGGCCGCAGCCGAGGTTGGATAGGGAGACTGATCGCGGGTATGCGGTCAGTGTGGGGAGGATAAGGGAGGATGAAGCTGGTATCTTTGATATCAAGTTTGTTGCGCTCAGTCATAACA CTGTTATTGGAGCGGCGGGGTCGTCGATATTGAATGCGGAGGCTGCTGTGCTGAAGGGGTATGCTTAG